The following proteins come from a genomic window of Thermocrinis jamiesonii:
- a CDS encoding murein hydrolase activator EnvC family protein, translated as MVPMVFLLFIFISSCVQIEIRDKKPTAPKYTPKPQEAVKPKEQPVVVPMPVKGTPTKSERGYFIKTACGEFFRALENGKVLYAGDDLKSHGLVVMVEQENGYIAVYTKAGNLFVKKGEMVKKAQVLGRVGRDRENCGIGFELRLQDGSPINFEFSR; from the coding sequence ATGGTTCCTATGGTCTTCCTTTTGTTTATCTTTATTAGTTCCTGCGTTCAGATAGAAATAAGGGACAAAAAACCCACTGCTCCAAAATACACGCCTAAACCTCAGGAAGCTGTAAAGCCAAAAGAACAACCTGTAGTAGTTCCTATGCCAGTAAAGGGCACACCCACAAAGTCTGAAAGGGGATACTTTATAAAAACTGCCTGCGGTGAATTCTTTAGGGCATTGGAAAACGGAAAGGTCCTTTATGCGGGGGACGATCTGAAAAGCCATGGTTTGGTGGTTATGGTGGAACAAGAAAACGGATATATAGCGGTATATACTAAGGCAGGTAATCTTTTTGTAAAGAAAGGGGAAATGGTCAAGAAGGCTCAGGTTTTGGGAAGGGTGGGAAGGGATAGAGAAAACTGTGGTATAGGCTTTGAGCTAAGGCTTCAGGATGGATCGCCCATAAATTTTGAGTTCTCAAGGTGA
- a CDS encoding bifunctional ADP-dependent NAD(P)H-hydrate dehydratase/NAD(P)H-hydrate epimerase, whose amino-acid sequence MKILKAEEMILADRKTIEGLGIPSLVLMENASLSVARVIRERFGQDTKILVVAGKGNNGGDGLACARHLLLWGYKVDVFLVFGEVKADAEFQLKILKNLGLEPLKELPPLENYQLIVDAIFGTGFQPPVEGPAKTAIEALERTKTPILSIDIPSGLSADSGKIYTPSVRANITVTFQFPKVCHLLHPASKRCGELYIAHIGIPNEFVEHVNREVILRVEAPKREVDIHKGKAGHVLLVGSSVGKTGAIIMSAKASTRAGAGLVSVGVPEGLNHIFETSLVEEMSIPLPGKKFLSPKACDFILAEQDRFSALGVGMGMGRYEEGQKLILELLKNWKKPILLDADAINNLADSGKVGVLKDREGPTILTPHVGEFERLSGLNKEEIVFNLMDTALEFAVNYNCYVVLKSSRTAIACPEGKVFLSTRGTPAMAKGGVGDVLSGILVALLGRGFEVSYALRLGVFLHGLAGEIAEKYRHTESVKALDLVEHLPEAYRMLENGSYGLPFVYLY is encoded by the coding sequence GTGAAAATCCTTAAAGCGGAAGAGATGATCCTTGCGGACAGGAAAACCATAGAGGGGTTGGGCATACCATCCTTAGTGCTCATGGAGAATGCCTCTTTGAGCGTAGCAAGGGTTATCAGAGAAAGGTTTGGGCAGGATACAAAAATTTTGGTTGTTGCAGGAAAGGGAAACAACGGGGGAGATGGTTTGGCTTGTGCAAGACACCTTCTGCTTTGGGGCTACAAAGTAGATGTTTTTTTGGTCTTTGGGGAGGTAAAGGCGGACGCAGAATTTCAGCTAAAAATTCTCAAAAACTTAGGGCTTGAACCTCTAAAAGAGCTTCCCCCTTTGGAAAACTACCAGCTTATAGTGGATGCCATCTTTGGAACGGGCTTTCAACCTCCCGTAGAAGGTCCAGCCAAGACAGCAATAGAAGCCTTAGAGAGGACAAAAACGCCCATTCTTTCCATAGATATACCCTCCGGACTTTCCGCAGACAGCGGAAAAATTTATACACCGAGTGTTAGGGCAAACATCACCGTTACCTTTCAGTTTCCAAAGGTTTGTCACCTTTTGCATCCTGCCTCCAAAAGGTGCGGGGAACTTTACATAGCCCACATCGGAATTCCAAATGAGTTTGTAGAACACGTAAATAGGGAAGTGATCTTAAGAGTTGAGGCGCCAAAAAGGGAGGTGGATATTCACAAAGGCAAAGCTGGACACGTGCTTTTGGTAGGCTCAAGCGTGGGCAAAACTGGGGCAATTATAATGAGCGCAAAAGCAAGCACAAGGGCTGGAGCGGGTTTGGTTAGCGTAGGTGTTCCAGAAGGCTTAAACCACATATTTGAAACTTCCCTTGTGGAAGAGATGAGTATTCCCTTACCAGGGAAAAAGTTCCTATCCCCTAAGGCTTGCGACTTTATACTTGCAGAGCAGGACAGGTTCAGCGCGCTGGGAGTTGGTATGGGAATGGGAAGATACGAAGAAGGACAGAAGCTCATACTTGAGCTTTTGAAAAACTGGAAAAAACCCATTCTGTTGGATGCGGACGCCATAAACAACTTAGCGGACAGTGGAAAGGTTGGTGTTCTGAAAGACAGAGAAGGTCCTACCATACTTACGCCTCATGTGGGAGAGTTTGAAAGGCTTTCTGGCTTAAACAAAGAGGAAATAGTCTTTAATCTTATGGACACCGCTTTGGAGTTTGCGGTTAATTACAACTGTTATGTGGTTTTAAAGTCTTCAAGAACCGCCATTGCCTGTCCAGAAGGAAAGGTTTTTCTTTCCACCAGAGGAACACCCGCTATGGCAAAGGGTGGGGTAGGGGACGTGCTTTCTGGTATTTTGGTAGCCCTTTTGGGAAGAGGTTTTGAGGTTAGCTATGCCCTAAGGCTTGGCGTTTTTCTCCATGGTTTAGCAGGGGAGATAGCTGAAAAATACAGACACACAGAAAGCGTTAAAGCTCTTGACTTGGTAGAACACCTACCAGAAGCCTACAGGATGCTGGAAAATGGTTCCTATGGTCTTCCTTTTGTTTATCTTTATTAG
- the atpA gene encoding F0F1 ATP synthase subunit alpha gives MATISYEEALQMLKEQLKGLEESVKMEEVGVVYYVGDGVARAYGLDNVMANEVVEFEGGTLGLAFNLEEDNVGLIVLGSESNIREGSLVRRTGRILDAPVGEGLIGRVIDPLGNPLDGKGPLQYEYRSPVEKIAPGVVKRKSVHEPLQTGIKAIDAMIPIGRGQRELIIGDRSTGKTTICIDTILNQKDTDVYCIYVAIGQKRSTTARIIELLEKSGAMEYTCVVVASATDPASLQYLAPFVGCTIGEYFRDNGKHALIIYDDLSKHAEAYRQLSLLMRRPPGREAYPGDVFYLHSRLLERAAKLNDELGAGSLTALPIIETKAGDVAAYIPTNVISITDGQIYLEPDLFNKGIRPAINVGLSVSRVGGAAQIKAMKQVAGSLRLELAQFRELEAFVQFASELDKATQQTINRGLRLVELLKQEPYNPIPVEKQIVAIYAGTNGYLDDLPVEAVRKFEKQLYTYLDKQRPDILKEIKEKKALDDELKKKIDEALKDFKSKFTP, from the coding sequence ATGGCAACCATAAGCTACGAAGAAGCTTTGCAGATGCTTAAAGAACAGCTAAAGGGCTTAGAGGAATCTGTAAAAATGGAAGAGGTGGGGGTAGTCTATTACGTAGGTGATGGTGTAGCAAGGGCATACGGATTGGACAACGTAATGGCAAACGAGGTGGTTGAGTTTGAAGGTGGTACGTTAGGTTTGGCTTTCAACTTAGAAGAGGATAACGTGGGTCTGATTGTGCTCGGCAGTGAAAGCAATATAAGGGAAGGATCTTTGGTAAGAAGAACAGGTAGAATTCTTGATGCGCCAGTAGGTGAAGGCCTTATTGGTAGGGTTATAGACCCACTTGGAAATCCCTTAGATGGAAAAGGTCCGTTGCAGTATGAATACAGGTCTCCTGTAGAAAAGATCGCTCCCGGTGTGGTAAAGCGTAAATCTGTGCATGAGCCACTGCAAACGGGCATTAAGGCAATAGATGCTATGATTCCCATTGGAAGGGGTCAAAGGGAGCTGATTATAGGAGACCGCTCTACTGGTAAAACTACCATATGTATAGATACTATTCTCAACCAAAAAGACACGGATGTTTATTGCATATACGTTGCCATAGGGCAAAAGAGATCAACCACAGCACGGATTATAGAACTGCTTGAAAAAAGCGGAGCGATGGAATATACATGTGTGGTAGTCGCTTCTGCCACAGACCCAGCATCTTTGCAATACTTGGCTCCCTTTGTGGGATGCACCATAGGTGAGTATTTCAGGGACAACGGAAAGCATGCACTTATAATTTACGATGACCTTTCAAAGCATGCAGAAGCTTACAGACAACTATCTTTGCTTATGAGAAGACCTCCGGGAAGGGAAGCGTATCCTGGAGACGTTTTCTATCTTCATTCAAGGCTTTTGGAAAGGGCTGCCAAGCTCAACGACGAGCTAGGGGCAGGATCTTTGACTGCTCTTCCAATAATAGAAACTAAGGCTGGAGACGTAGCCGCATACATTCCTACAAACGTTATATCCATCACAGATGGGCAGATATACTTAGAGCCTGACCTGTTTAACAAAGGTATAAGACCTGCCATAAACGTAGGTCTTTCTGTTTCGCGTGTGGGTGGTGCGGCACAGATAAAGGCTATGAAACAGGTAGCGGGATCTCTTAGGCTGGAGTTAGCTCAGTTTAGGGAGCTGGAAGCCTTCGTGCAGTTTGCCTCTGAACTTGACAAAGCAACCCAGCAGACCATCAACAGAGGACTGAGGCTTGTAGAGCTTCTAAAGCAAGAGCCATACAATCCCATACCTGTGGAAAAGCAAATAGTAGCCATATATGCGGGGACCAATGGATACTTGGATGACCTACCTGTGGAAGCGGTTAGGAAGTTTGAAAAACAACTATACACATACCTTGATAAACAAAGACCCGATATCCTAAAAGAGATAAAAGAAAAGAAGGCCCTTGATGATGAGCTCAAAAAGAAAATAGACGAAGCGCTCAAGGACTTTAAGTCTAAATTCACACCTTGA
- a CDS encoding DUF72 domain-containing protein has translation MKVYVGCSGFYYRDWVGVFYPPNLKRQEWIRYYEKFFNVLELNSSFYRFPDRSSIKSLLERTSKLRFSVKAHQVFTHRRNFSSEDVKKFVYSIEPIIQKERLIAILFQFPHNFGYSTESLEHLKKISKGFSGVDKVVEVRNKSFRRADFYQFLEENGFSLVNSDAPKDKRFLVGPWVGIGAINYVRLHGKDPENLYDYLYSLEELRKIKSKIKELGDRETYIFFNNTAKAKAVLNALQTKLLFGIDVEIPESLQRAFEEREWE, from the coding sequence TTGAAGGTTTATGTAGGATGTAGTGGTTTTTACTACAGAGACTGGGTGGGGGTCTTTTACCCACCCAACTTAAAAAGGCAGGAGTGGATAAGGTATTATGAGAAGTTCTTTAACGTATTGGAGCTTAACTCTTCCTTTTACAGATTTCCGGATAGAAGTAGTATAAAAAGTTTGCTGGAAAGGACAAGCAAGCTCAGGTTCTCTGTAAAGGCTCATCAAGTTTTTACCCACAGAAGGAACTTTTCTTCGGAAGACGTAAAAAAGTTCGTCTATTCCATAGAGCCCATAATTCAGAAAGAAAGGCTTATAGCCATACTCTTTCAATTTCCGCACAACTTTGGTTATTCTACAGAAAGTCTTGAGCACCTGAAAAAGATTTCTAAGGGATTCTCTGGTGTGGATAAGGTGGTAGAGGTAAGAAACAAAAGCTTTAGGAGGGCTGACTTTTACCAGTTTTTGGAAGAAAATGGTTTTTCCTTAGTGAATAGCGATGCGCCGAAAGATAAGAGGTTTTTGGTGGGACCTTGGGTGGGAATTGGGGCAATAAACTACGTCAGACTTCACGGAAAAGACCCAGAAAACCTCTATGACTATCTTTACTCTTTGGAAGAGCTGAGAAAGATTAAAAGTAAAATAAAAGAGTTGGGAGATAGGGAGACCTACATATTTTTTAACAACACTGCAAAGGCTAAGGCAGTGCTAAACGCCCTTCAAACTAAGCTTTTGTTTGGAATTGATGTGGAAATTCCGGAAAGCTTACAAAGAGCCTTTGAAGAAAGGGAGTGGGAATGA
- a CDS encoding aminotransferase class IV gives MNRTLLYGEGLFETMKLPISEKRLRLHYERLKSSAEFFGIPCPSYEEFKKDCTIEVKEQTYLKFCLIAKGESYYGGKANDYGKLILVKRFKPLNGSVKLNISPYRRHSADPTCRHKTTNYLFNVVVKRQAMEEGFYDGIIVNERDEVCETSSANLLFLKGNTLYTPAKESGILEGTTLRILKEFMDVKEERIKVERLKDFEGAFIVNALIDCLPVEIEGFGLRILKDVSLEIKKVIERFGVEL, from the coding sequence ATGAACCGCACCCTACTTTATGGAGAGGGGCTTTTTGAAACGATGAAACTGCCCATATCGGAAAAAAGGCTTAGACTGCACTACGAAAGGTTAAAAAGCTCTGCAGAGTTTTTTGGCATACCCTGTCCAAGCTACGAAGAGTTTAAAAAGGATTGCACGATAGAGGTAAAAGAGCAAACTTACCTCAAGTTTTGCCTGATAGCCAAAGGGGAAAGCTATTATGGCGGAAAGGCTAACGATTATGGAAAGCTTATTTTGGTCAAAAGGTTCAAACCTTTAAACGGGTCCGTCAAACTAAATATTTCTCCCTACAGAAGACACTCTGCGGACCCCACTTGCAGACACAAGACAACGAACTACCTTTTTAACGTGGTAGTAAAAAGGCAAGCTATGGAGGAAGGTTTTTACGATGGGATTATAGTAAATGAGCGGGATGAGGTATGTGAAACCTCTTCTGCTAACCTTTTGTTCCTTAAGGGAAACACTCTTTACACACCAGCTAAGGAAAGTGGAATACTTGAAGGCACTACCTTGAGGATTTTGAAGGAATTTATGGATGTTAAGGAGGAACGCATAAAGGTTGAAAGGCTAAAAGATTTTGAGGGTGCTTTTATAGTTAATGCCTTGATAGACTGCTTACCGGTTGAGATTGAAGGATTTGGCTTAAGGATTCTGAAGGACGTGTCTTTGGAGATAAAAAAAGTTATTGAAAGGTTCGGAGTTGAGTTATAA
- a CDS encoding YqaA family protein, with translation MIEKFFPELKAWAESFVLSHGYTALFVLSFTESIIQPVPPYPFVATAPLFKLNPYTAGLVAFLGNILGAIVAFFLAKLLGESFVKRLFKERLYTKGEALFNRYGFFAVLLGEPYKLVCWLAGIFNMPFLAFIVASILARAIRIGVFVFFGDVLGRFLN, from the coding sequence TTGATAGAGAAGTTTTTCCCAGAGCTTAAGGCTTGGGCAGAAAGCTTTGTGTTATCTCATGGCTATACCGCTTTATTCGTTCTTTCCTTTACCGAGTCCATAATCCAGCCGGTGCCTCCTTATCCCTTTGTAGCTACCGCTCCACTTTTTAAGCTAAACCCCTATACCGCAGGTCTCGTAGCCTTTTTGGGAAATATCTTAGGTGCAATTGTGGCATTCTTTTTAGCCAAGCTTTTGGGAGAGAGCTTTGTAAAAAGGCTTTTTAAAGAGAGGCTATACACAAAGGGAGAGGCGCTTTTTAACAGGTATGGATTTTTTGCAGTCCTTTTGGGAGAGCCTTACAAGTTGGTGTGCTGGCTGGCAGGTATTTTTAACATGCCCTTTTTGGCTTTTATAGTAGCCAGCATTTTGGCACGTGCTATAAGGATTGGAGTTTTTGTGTTCTTTGGAGATGTGCTTGGTAGGTTTTTGAACTAA
- a CDS encoding MBL fold metallo-hydrolase — MSDKLIFVGTAGGRASVFRRIRRSGGFLLRLSDLWIHTDPGPGAFVYLHDMGFDPRNLDCVVLSHIHLDHSSDINSVIESATDGGKKRDLVLFAPLSALEGENRVVLPFIRRERIAKEFILEEGKEYEYKGLSIKAVMKHKHHHTETYAILYNRRILYVSCALYEDRMLEVYPKNLDLIIINTTLYEKKKYIEHLTVQDAKKILSHLKPKHAILTHFGYEVLLNYSLEDIAVEVTKETGVETICAYDGMEVEL, encoded by the coding sequence TTGAGTGATAAACTGATATTCGTAGGCACTGCGGGCGGGAGGGCAAGCGTTTTCAGACGCATCCGGCGGTCTGGTGGTTTTCTTCTGAGGCTTTCTGACCTCTGGATCCACACAGACCCTGGTCCTGGAGCCTTTGTTTATTTGCATGATATGGGATTTGACCCAAGAAACTTAGACTGTGTAGTTTTATCCCACATACACTTGGACCACTCTTCGGACATCAACTCAGTAATTGAATCTGCCACCGATGGGGGGAAAAAAAGAGATTTAGTCCTTTTTGCTCCCCTGTCTGCCCTTGAAGGAGAAAACAGAGTAGTTCTGCCTTTTATCAGAAGGGAGAGGATCGCAAAGGAATTTATTTTAGAAGAAGGGAAAGAATACGAATACAAAGGCTTGAGCATAAAGGCTGTTATGAAACACAAACATCACCACACAGAAACCTACGCCATTTTATACAACAGGAGGATTTTATACGTTTCCTGCGCACTTTATGAGGACAGAATGCTTGAAGTCTATCCCAAAAACTTGGACCTCATCATAATAAACACCACCCTTTACGAAAAGAAAAAATACATAGAACACCTTACCGTTCAGGACGCTAAAAAAATCCTTTCCCATCTAAAGCCCAAGCACGCCATACTTACCCACTTTGGATACGAAGTGCTTTTGAACTACAGCTTAGAAGACATAGCGGTGGAAGTTACAAAAGAAACAGGCGTGGAAACCATATGCGCTTACGATGGGATGGAGGTGGAGCTTTGA
- a CDS encoding ferredoxin, with protein sequence MPQWVHNYRGSIKIDIDTCTACRLCYEELPEVFSDRGDGIPIVYAKVITESLIERVFQIAQDCPSGSIILE encoded by the coding sequence ATGCCCCAGTGGGTCCATAATTACAGAGGAAGCATAAAGATTGACATAGATACCTGCACCGCCTGCAGGCTTTGCTACGAAGAATTGCCAGAGGTATTCTCAGACAGAGGAGACGGTATTCCCATAGTATATGCAAAGGTTATAACTGAAAGTCTCATAGAAAGAGTCTTTCAAATAGCGCAGGACTGCCCCAGCGGTTCCATAATCCTTGAGTGA
- a CDS encoding ferredoxin, giving the protein MALKTKVDPDTCTSCELCYDRVPEVYKNRGDGIAEVVSPGPDGWMVVPPELEQEVKEVTDECPSGSIITEEA; this is encoded by the coding sequence ATGGCTTTGAAGACTAAAGTAGACCCAGACACCTGCACATCCTGTGAGCTTTGCTACGATAGAGTGCCAGAGGTATACAAAAACAGAGGGGATGGAATCGCAGAAGTGGTATCCCCTGGTCCAGATGGTTGGATGGTAGTTCCCCCAGAGCTTGAGCAAGAGGTAAAAGAGGTCACAGACGAATGCCCCAGTGGGTCCATAATTACAGAGGAAGCATAA
- the sucD gene encoding succinate--CoA ligase subunit alpha, which yields MAILVGKDTKVVVQGITGKEGSFHALQCKAYGTQVVAGVTPGKGGQTVEDIPVFNTVEEAVKETGANCSLIFVPPAFAADAIVEALDAGIELIVCITEGIPVRDMLKVKHYMIRNYPNAKLIGPNCPGVITPGEAKVGIMPGHIFKRGNIGIVSRSGTLTYEASYQLTRYGLGQSTAVGIGGDPVHGLSHKDVIAMFNQDPETQAILMIGEIGGTAEEEAAEYIKENVKKPVFAYIAGITAPPGRRMGHAGAIITGGKGTAQAKMSALKDAGVYVIENPAFIGKTVAETLGVI from the coding sequence ATGGCAATACTTGTGGGGAAGGATACCAAGGTTGTGGTTCAGGGTATTACTGGAAAGGAAGGGTCCTTTCATGCTTTGCAGTGTAAAGCCTATGGCACGCAGGTTGTTGCTGGAGTTACTCCCGGAAAGGGTGGGCAAACTGTAGAGGATATACCAGTTTTCAATACTGTAGAAGAAGCGGTTAAAGAAACAGGAGCTAACTGCTCTCTTATATTCGTCCCACCTGCCTTTGCGGCGGATGCCATAGTGGAAGCCTTAGATGCGGGCATAGAGCTTATAGTCTGCATCACAGAAGGTATCCCAGTAAGGGATATGCTGAAGGTAAAACACTACATGATCAGAAACTATCCCAACGCAAAGCTCATAGGTCCCAACTGTCCTGGAGTTATCACCCCCGGAGAGGCAAAAGTAGGTATAATGCCAGGGCATATTTTCAAGAGAGGAAACATTGGGATTGTTTCCAGAAGTGGCACCCTAACTTATGAAGCGTCCTATCAGCTTACGCGCTACGGACTTGGACAATCCACCGCAGTAGGCATAGGAGGAGACCCAGTGCATGGACTATCCCACAAAGACGTTATAGCTATGTTCAATCAGGACCCAGAAACTCAAGCCATACTTATGATTGGAGAGATCGGAGGAACTGCAGAAGAGGAAGCGGCAGAATACATAAAGGAAAACGTCAAAAAACCTGTCTTTGCATACATAGCGGGTATAACCGCACCTCCGGGCAGAAGGATGGGACACGCAGGAGCAATAATCACCGGAGGAAAGGGAACAGCTCAGGCAAAGATGTCTGCATTAAAAGATGCTGGTGTATATGTTATAGAAAACCCAGCGTTTATAGGTAAAACAGTGGCAGAAACACTGGGAGTTATATGA
- a CDS encoding porin — protein sequence MRKSLLAMAALMGVATLPAHAWRVKVDEQTFANIGFSTMIRGTYEGKRKTNEKSRANFKVQLFNITASGQVNKLVYFGMNLEGTRAIKDKYCDEIEDGEPKCTERTSEPFGVRVRDAFIGLKFADELRVQAGLQRVPFSRASLTSTYALLVPTSYAGQGLGPGVNPLNVQTNIDVSPRDAGVVVWGNVAEGMLKYYLAVTDGATIGSSTDDSLAYTLRLQFTPTMLGFKPETGYTVSDTYLGKQNVLSIGAGYRVVGRNGRDTKMWTVDALYEQKFGDIVPNLQVGYISVKDANGTSDLDLSHIYAQGQLLYDQVVGFGKPALAVKFEQNKRKASGTDPKNTRVGVWAHYYIKGQAAKVSLGVDSVNLNSAAKANVSGGGKNFTDVTLQFQVQF from the coding sequence ATGAGGAAAAGCCTATTAGCTATGGCAGCACTTATGGGGGTTGCCACATTGCCAGCCCACGCCTGGAGGGTAAAGGTAGATGAACAAACCTTTGCCAACATCGGCTTCTCCACCATGATCCGTGGAACCTATGAGGGGAAGAGGAAAACAAACGAAAAAAGCAGGGCTAACTTCAAAGTGCAACTATTCAACATTACCGCCAGTGGGCAAGTGAATAAGCTGGTGTATTTCGGTATGAACTTGGAAGGAACAAGAGCGATAAAGGACAAATATTGTGATGAGATTGAAGATGGTGAACCAAAGTGTACAGAAAGAACTTCAGAACCCTTTGGTGTTAGGGTAAGGGACGCCTTTATAGGCTTGAAGTTTGCAGACGAGCTTAGAGTTCAAGCAGGATTGCAAAGGGTGCCATTCTCCAGAGCATCGCTAACCAGCACATATGCTCTGTTGGTTCCTACTTCGTATGCAGGTCAAGGGCTTGGTCCTGGTGTTAATCCTCTAAATGTGCAGACAAATATTGATGTCAGCCCCAGAGACGCTGGTGTGGTCGTTTGGGGTAACGTAGCAGAAGGAATGCTCAAGTATTACTTAGCTGTAACCGATGGTGCCACCATAGGTAGCTCTACAGACGACAGCCTGGCATACACTTTAAGGCTTCAATTTACTCCCACCATGCTTGGCTTTAAGCCTGAAACTGGATACACCGTAAGCGATACCTACCTTGGAAAGCAAAATGTGTTGTCAATTGGTGCAGGTTATAGGGTAGTGGGTAGGAATGGAAGAGACACAAAGATGTGGACAGTAGATGCACTATACGAGCAAAAGTTTGGAGATATAGTGCCCAACTTGCAAGTGGGATATATAAGTGTTAAAGATGCGAATGGTACATCAGATTTAGACCTTTCACACATCTATGCCCAAGGACAACTGCTTTACGACCAAGTGGTAGGTTTTGGAAAACCAGCCCTCGCTGTAAAGTTTGAGCAAAACAAGAGAAAAGCATCTGGCACTGACCCCAAAAATACAAGGGTAGGCGTGTGGGCTCATTACTACATCAAAGGACAAGCGGCAAAGGTGTCTCTTGGTGTTGATAGCGTGAATCTCAACAGTGCTGCAAAAGCAAACGTTTCTGGTGGTGGCAAAAACTTCACCGACGTGACTCTTCAATTCCAAGTTCAATTCTAA
- a CDS encoding glycosyltransferase: MLEVIDGLGWCGTKEQTYLNALHLSKHFEVHLALAFGHREMIERLKGKVELKFYEVDNGSKRRFNIKNYLRLYQIVKEGNYDVLIANSSWSLNYVIGILPFLKKKPKIIALRRSGFTPSFFSKHLKYRFADKIVVVSKKVAEHLINIGFFPEKIVVIESGIDLSRFKPSEELREEYRKRLGLGKEHKVFVNVANWQPWRKGQDTLLEVFSWVVKKHKNLKLLLVGKDTDSEQARKLIKSFNLENHTIALGYREDVEKILQAGDYFVLTSRSEGIAGSLLQAMACGKVVLSTLAGGIGEYLIDGFNGFSAQVDNKEEIAQKLEKMINISKEEYSRLSENAINTAKNYSIETNIKKWVDLINSLSD; the protein is encoded by the coding sequence GTGTTGGAAGTTATAGACGGCTTAGGATGGTGCGGAACTAAGGAACAGACCTACCTAAACGCTTTACACCTTAGCAAACACTTTGAAGTGCATCTTGCCTTAGCCTTTGGGCACAGAGAGATGATAGAAAGGCTAAAAGGAAAGGTGGAACTAAAGTTCTACGAGGTGGATAACGGCAGTAAAAGAAGGTTTAACATAAAAAATTACTTAAGACTATACCAAATTGTCAAAGAGGGAAACTACGATGTTTTGATAGCCAACTCCTCTTGGTCTTTAAATTACGTGATTGGCATACTGCCGTTTTTGAAGAAAAAACCTAAGATAATAGCCCTAAGAAGGTCTGGCTTTACTCCTTCCTTTTTCTCAAAGCATCTTAAATATAGGTTTGCGGATAAGATAGTTGTAGTTTCCAAAAAGGTGGCGGAGCATCTTATAAACATTGGCTTTTTTCCGGAGAAGATAGTGGTTATAGAGTCGGGTATTGACCTTTCAAGGTTCAAACCTTCGGAGGAGCTAAGGGAAGAATACAGAAAAAGGCTTGGCTTGGGAAAAGAACATAAGGTTTTTGTGAATGTTGCCAATTGGCAACCTTGGCGGAAGGGTCAGGATACGCTCTTGGAAGTATTTTCTTGGGTGGTCAAAAAGCACAAAAACTTGAAATTATTACTTGTGGGAAAGGATACAGACTCAGAACAGGCACGAAAGCTTATAAAAAGTTTCAACCTTGAAAACCACACCATAGCGCTCGGCTACAGAGAAGATGTAGAGAAAATCTTACAAGCGGGGGACTACTTTGTGCTTACCTCAAGGTCCGAAGGCATTGCGGGCAGTCTTTTGCAGGCTATGGCCTGTGGTAAAGTAGTTCTTTCTACCTTGGCAGGAGGCATTGGGGAATATCTGATAGACGGCTTCAACGGCTTTAGCGCCCAGGTTGACAACAAAGAAGAAATAGCCCAAAAGCTTGAAAAAATGATAAACATCAGCAAAGAAGAATACTCAAGACTTTCTGAAAACGCAATAAACACCGCAAAGAACTACTCAATAGAGACTAACATCAAAAAGTGGGTTGATCTGATCAACTCCCTTTCCGATTAA